From Lampris incognitus isolate fLamInc1 chromosome 13, fLamInc1.hap2, whole genome shotgun sequence, one genomic window encodes:
- the LOC130123232 gene encoding protein myomixer-like — protein sequence MPAVFLLLRSLVIRLLGSRAAGSVVQFLRRGLSRAAVHLGTALRNIWDHVRSQQSKEAVLGCVLCILNMHKKVEN from the coding sequence ATGCCAGCAGTTTTCCTCCTACTCCGCTCCCTGGTCATCAGGCTCCTCGGTAGCAGGGCGGCCGGCTCGGTGGTCCAGTTCCTCCGGAGAGGCCTCTCCAGGGCGGCTGTCCACCTCGGCACCGCGCTGCGCAACATCTGGGACCACGTTCGATCCCAGCAGTCCAAGGAAGCCGTCCTGGGCTGCGTGCTGTGCATTCTCAACATGCACAAGAAGGTGGAGAACTGA